The proteins below come from a single Ictidomys tridecemlineatus isolate mIctTri1 chromosome 8, mIctTri1.hap1, whole genome shotgun sequence genomic window:
- the LOC101962637 gene encoding gametogenetin-binding protein 1, with the protein MEAPARTSRSRSRILGRSPMFRFFRSLVGSKGNPKSSDKALARGQLCLLQEQDTTSLKTGLQGDSGWREPGPLASLPCTFSVAVPRGSAHLLQHEAFGLGMGDMGSQTTNPKEVLRLTAQCVEVAPFLPGRSLEVLGNTSEKKENPEKEEEPAGEASGDLGDRWLPQGPKTGPGTQQGFGDPRLASSKAGTPWNRLLGLYKQLQKSAIVKEKGEEEEMEEEDNSFKLCVPRIIGFQSPLHKTFRSTDTVGFVESELKKLLAVQREARLWKMGSLEGRELLTRPEITLEEAGMVDGQHLLLEEIDEMGNWPPPE; encoded by the exons ATGGAGGCCCCGGCTCGAACCTCCAGATCACGGTCACGAATTTTGGGCCGTTCTCCTATGTTCCGCTTTTTCCGAAGCTTGGTGGGCAGCAAGGGCAACCCAAAGAGCTCGGACAAGGCCCTGGCCAGGGGCCAGTTGTGCCTGCTCCAAGAACAGGACACCACCTCCCTGAAGACGGGCCTCCAGGGGGACTCCGGGTGGAGGGAGCCAGGGCCCCTTGCCTCGCTGCCCTGTACCTTCTCTGTGGCCGTGCCCAGGGGCTCCGCACACCTGTTACAGCACGAGGCCTTTGGGCTGGGCATGGGGGACATGGGCTCCCAGACCACTAACCCCAAGGAGGTCCTGAGGCTGACAGCCCAGTGCGTAGAAGTGGCGCCATTCCTTCCCGGAAGAAGCCTGGAGGTGCTGGGCAACACGTCGGAGAAGAAAGAGAAcccagagaaggaagaggagccgGCAGGGGAGGCCTCGGGGGACTTGGGGGATAG GTGGCTTCCTCAGGGGCCTAAAAcggggcctggcacacagcaagGGTTTG GAGACCCCAGGCTGGCCTCTTCCAAGGCAGGAACTCCCTGGAACCGCCTCCTCGGTTTGTACAAGCAGCTCCAGAAATCAGCCATTGTCAAG gagaaaggggaggaagaggaaatggaggaaGAAGACAATTCATTCAAGCTCTGTGTCCCAAGAATTATTGGCTTCCAGTCACCACTGCACAAGACTTTTAGGTCCACAGATACAGTGG GTTTTGTGGAGTCGGAGTTGAAGAAACTTCTGGCAGTACAGAGAGAGGCTCGCCTCTGGAAGATGGGCAGCCTAGAGGGTCGGGAGCTGCTGACCCGGCCAGAGATCACCCTGGAGGAGGCAGGCATGGTGGATGGCCAG CATCTGCTCCTCGAGGAGATCGATGAGATGGGAAACTGGCCTCCCCCGGAGTGA